From Balearica regulorum gibbericeps isolate bBalReg1 chromosome 13, bBalReg1.pri, whole genome shotgun sequence, a single genomic window includes:
- the NOB1 gene encoding RNA-binding protein NOB1, with protein MGRADMARVPHVVADTGAFLSAAPLQDIAQNLYTVPEVLAEIRDRPTRRRLAALPCELHLRRPRPDLLRLVTEFSKKTGDYPSLSAADLQVLALTCQLQAETDGPGCLRWEPQDKVRLSSTPRHPEAPLHLAGFHLPAKHRRPGKGQRQPSPERSRVPSESDEFSSFLYWRAPLPSIEEELQELLKAQAISVSPETTEEHQSPEDGASAEEEEDEEESDDEGWITPSNLKQVQQDAGHCDTAPVGVQVGCVTTDFAMQNVLLQMGLHVLAVNGMLIRQARSYILRCHGCFKTTSDMTKVFCPHCGNKTLKKVAVSVSDDGSLHMHFSRNPKVLNPRGLRYPLPAPKGGKHANNPHLVEDQPFPQQRLSRKARQKTNVFDPDYIAGVSPFAENDIYSRAANLQIRDAALGAGRRRLNPNAVTKKFVKRR; from the exons ATGGGCCGCGCGGACATGGCGCGCGTGCCGCACGTCGTGGCTGACACCGGCGCGTTCCTCAGCGCCGCCCCGCTGCAG GACATCGCGCAGAACCTGTACACCGTGCCTGAGGTGCTGGCCGAGATCCGTGACAGACCGACGCGCCGCCGCCTGGCCGCCCTGCCCTGCGAGCTGCACCTCCGCCGCCCGCGGCCCGACCTCCTGCGGCTCG TGACCGAGTTCTCCAAGAAGACCGGGGACTACCCCAGCCTCTCGGCCGCCGACCTGCAGGTGCTCGCCCTCACCTGCCAGCTGCAGGCCGAGACCGACGGCCCCGGCTGCCTCCGCTGGGAGCCCCAGGACAAG GTGCGGCTCAGCTCCACCCCGCGGCACCCCGAGGCCCCCCTGCACCTCGCCGGCTTCCACCTGCCCGCCAAG CACAGGCGCCCGGGGAAGGGCCAGCGTCAGCCCAGCCCCGAGAGGAGCAGGGTCCCGTCTGAGAGCGACGAGTTCAGCTCCTTCCTCTACTGGCGAGCACCCCTGCCCAGCATcgaggaggagctgcaggaactCCTG aAAGCTCAAGCCATCTCCGTTAGCCCAGAGACCACTGAGGAGCACCAGAGCCCTGAGGATGGGGCCAGtgctgaggaagaagaggacGAGGAGGAGAGCGATGATGAAGGCTGGATAACACCCAGCAACCTCAAGCAGGTGCAGCAGGATGCAGGTCACTGTGACACTGCTCCCGTCGGCGTCCAGGTCGGCTGCGTCACCACTGACTTCGCCATGCAG AACGTGCTGCTGCAGATGGGCCTCCACGTGCTGGCAGTGAACGGCATGCTGATCCGCCAGGCCAGGAGCTACATCCTCCGCTGCCACGGCTGCTTCAA GACCACGTCGGACATGACCAAGGTTTTCTGCCCCCACTGCGGTAACAAGACCCTGAAGAAGGTCGCAGTGAGTGTCAGCGATGACGGGAGCCTCCACATGCATTTTTCCCGCAACCCCAAGGTGCTGAACCCCCGAGGGCTCAGG TACCCGCTGCCGGCCCCAAAAGGAGGGAAGCACGCAAACAACCCTCACCTGGTGGAAGACCAGCCCTTCCCACAGCAGCGGCTCTCCCGCAAGGCCAGGCAGAAGACCAACGTCTTCGACCCCGACTACATCGCCGGGGTCTCGCCCTTTGCGGAAAACGACATCTACAGCCGCGCGGCCAACCTGCAAATCCGGGACGCagccctgggtgctggcaggaggcGCCTGAACCCCAACGCTGTCACAAAGAAGTTTGTGAAGAGGAGGTGA